The Amycolatopsis umgeniensis DNA segment GAGGTTCACCAGCGGCAGGGAATGGCGCAGCACCAGGTGTTCGCCCATGACCACCAGCCCGCCGACGACGATCGTGTTGCCGATCTCGGTCAGCACGGTCGCCAGGTCGACCTCGTCGATCCGCGCGAACGGCGTCGCGATCTGCACCCAATCCTCACGGCGGTCGAAGATCTCCCGCGCGATGACAACGGTCTGGGCGCGTTCTTCGTAATCGTCGTCGCCGTAGGACAACCGGATGCGAATTTCGTCCGGTTCGTCCTTTACCACCCGATATTCGTGTCGTACGAACGCGACCAGATCGGCCCATTCCGCCATGAATTCATTCTCCCTCGCAGTCGAAGATCGAGACTAGCGACAACGAGGGTGACGGAACCGGCCTCAGTCCGACATCACCCGGACAGCTGCGGTCCGCGCGTGTTCCAGAGCCGAATATGTAGCCCCGTGGAGTGAAGCGAGTGTGCCGAGCCTTCCGTATTCGAGACGGGTCGGACTCGGCGGGAGCGCGGCCCGCACCGGTTCCAGGAGCGCCGGATGACAACCGACCGGTCCGCCGAGCAACACGAGTTCCGGATCCACCACGGCGGTGATCGACGTGATCGCCCGCGCGACAGCACGACCGATCGTCTCGGTGTCGCCATCGTCCAGCATCCGCAACGCCGTCGCGACATCGTTCGATCGCGCGCCCGCGCCACCGATTCCGGCGGCAAGCTCCGTGGCGAGCGTGCCGCGGCCGGCGCCGGGCAGATACCCGATCTCACCCGCAAGCCCGTGCGCGCCCCGGACCAGCCTGTCGCCGATGTACAACCCGACGCCGAGACCCGCGCCGACGTAGACGTACGCGAAACTCGACACCCCGGTGGCGCCACCGGCGCGTTGTTCGGCGAGCGCGGCGAGGTTGACGTCGTTGTCCACCAAGACCGGTGCCGTCACGGTGCCGACGAGGATTTCTGCGGGACTCAGAAGGCCTTCGGGAAACGGAGAAGCCGGGACGGCGATGACGTCGTGCGTCTCGGGGTCGACCGGGTTGGCCATCGAAACGGCGACCGCGCGCAGAACCCCTTCCCCCGCTTGATCCACCGCGTCGGACGCGACCGAACGCAGGGCGGCGGCCACCGCTTCGACGTCACCCCTGACGCCGGCCGGACGTTCGTGTTCGCGCAGCACCGCGCCGGCGAGATCCGCCGACCAGGCCCGCACCCCGGACTTGCCCACCTCGACGGCGAGCACCCACCCCGCTGACGGTCCCAGTTCGTAGAACGTGCCGACGCGCCCCCGCCGTCCGGTCTCCTGCGCGCCTGTCGCCTCCAGCAGACCGCTTTCGGTCAGCCTGCGCACGGCTTCCGACACCGTCGGCTTCGACAGCCCCGTCGCCGCGGCGAGCTCGGCCCTCGTGACCCGGCCCCGGGTCACGACCTCCTCCAGCAGACGGCGATCGGTGGCCTCACGCAGGACGGCTTGCGGCAACGGCACCCTTGCGCTCCCCTCTTCCGCCGGTCTACCTTGACAGGACGGTTCTAGTTAGGTGACCTTACCAAATCACCGGAGGTTCAGCGATGATCCTGACCACCGAACTCCCCGCGGACGTCCCCGCCGCCATCCGCGAGACCAAGGCACGGCTCCGCGCCCGTATCGGCGATGTCGCGGCCGCGTTCGCCAGGGCCGAGGAACTGATGCGCGCCGAGGTCGCCGAGATCGTCGCCCTCCGCGAAAGCGGCCAAGAGATTTGGCCGGTCATCCGATTCGAGGACGTCGCCGAAGGCACCGTGCCGGACCATCTCGTCGCGGCCGTCCGGCGCCGCGGCTGCGCGGTCGTCAAGAACACCTTCCCTCGCGCGCGGGCCGAGGCGTGGGACCGCGAACTGGCGGACTACCTGGAGCGCAACGACTTCGAGAAGGCGTATCGTCGTATCGACGACGGCGTGTTCGGCGGTCTCGCCGCGAGCAAGCCCGCGATCTTCCCGATCTACTGGTCCCGGCCGCAGCTGGAGGCGCGGGAAGACGCCAACATGGTCGCGGTACGCGGGTTCCTCAACGGCTTCTGGAAGCACGAATCCGAGGGCCGGGTGTGGTTCGACCCCACTCGCGACACCGCCTACCCCGATCGCGTCCGCCGCCGTGCCCCCGGCGCGACCTCCCGCGGCCTGTCACCGCACACCGATTCCGGCTCGGTCGAACGGTGGCTGCTTCCCGCTTATCAGAACGTCTTCCGCCATGTCTTCGACGGCGACATCGACGCGTACGACCCGTGGGACGGGGCCTACCGCACCGACGTCCACGAGTTCCCC contains these protein-coding regions:
- a CDS encoding ROK family protein: MPLPQAVLREATDRRLLEEVVTRGRVTRAELAAATGLSKPTVSEAVRRLTESGLLEATGAQETGRRGRVGTFYELGPSAGWVLAVEVGKSGVRAWSADLAGAVLREHERPAGVRGDVEAVAAALRSVASDAVDQAGEGVLRAVAVSMANPVDPETHDVIAVPASPFPEGLLSPAEILVGTVTAPVLVDNDVNLAALAEQRAGGATGVSSFAYVYVGAGLGVGLYIGDRLVRGAHGLAGEIGYLPGAGRGTLATELAAGIGGAGARSNDVATALRMLDDGDTETIGRAVARAITSITAVVDPELVLLGGPVGCHPALLEPVRAALPPSPTRLEYGRLGTLASLHGATYSALEHARTAAVRVMSD
- a CDS encoding YbiU family protein, yielding MILTTELPADVPAAIRETKARLRARIGDVAAAFARAEELMRAEVAEIVALRESGQEIWPVIRFEDVAEGTVPDHLVAAVRRRGCAVVKNTFPRARAEAWDRELADYLERNDFEKAYRRIDDGVFGGLAASKPAIFPIYWSRPQLEAREDANMVAVRGFLNGFWKHESEGRVWFDPTRDTAYPDRVRRRAPGATSRGLSPHTDSGSVERWLLPAYQNVFRHVFDGDIDAYDPWDGAYRTDVHEFPSTVMCSAFRTFQGWTALSDMRPTEGVLHAVPIPSAMVYLLLRALQDDVAEDDLCGSANGEALPVNERWHAPLLPALTPIPEVEPGDTVWWHGDVIHSVAGVEDQQGWGNVMYIAASPHCEKNAAYAAQCEEAFRTGASPGDFAPENYEAGWV